In Oenanthe melanoleuca isolate GR-GAL-2019-014 chromosome 8, OMel1.0, whole genome shotgun sequence, a single genomic region encodes these proteins:
- the LOC130256489 gene encoding 14 kDa phosphohistidine phosphatase-like has translation MAAVRDVEIDPEGTFKYILVRLQRPGGGEQRDIVRGTKAAEFHNHIFEKVNPEMEKLGYECKCLGGGKIEHNSKDKKIRVFGLSTGYGKADHSVTVEILKKEYTDYEITWSDDKK, from the exons ATGGCGGCCGTCAGGGACGTGGAGATCGACCCCGAGGGCACCTTCAAGTACATCCTGGTGCGGCTGCAGCGCCCGGGCGGCGGCGAGCAGCGGGACATCGTGCGCGGCACCAAGGCGGCCGAGTTCCACA ATCATATATTTGAAAAAGTAAATCCTGAGATGGAAAAGCTGGGATATGAGTGCAAGTGCCTCGGAGGAGGGAAAATAGAACATAATAGCAAAGACAAGAAAATCAGGGTGTTTGGGCTCTCAACA GGCTATGGGAAAGCAGATCACTCAGTGACTGTAGAGATCCTGAAGAAAGAGTATACAGACTATGAAATTACTTGGTCAGATGACAAGAAATAA